One Odontesthes bonariensis isolate fOdoBon6 chromosome 17, fOdoBon6.hap1, whole genome shotgun sequence genomic window carries:
- the fbxo34 gene encoding F-box only protein 34: protein MHLKSYPKVTCSELHLDTAGIQISPQWSGQFVNQQGRLPRTFSSNHGNFSNGRLPFSIISTNTLRRTSTTNSINSNNGVTALQLKVPPNPTPHLLPSQPGSENDSPGLYRTRAEDTDAALSIWTVITPGHVREKIAIFASEGRCKDGAGSCEHTSASSLCSHDRTLMACTNTNAMTGVSRAVKAKGSWEEKSTAKRRRRSANSQKLQQDQRTQVMDEQTAPPQSDPALRPGRGLCRGELGQLGAGEGDEDKHKVSVVEMVAFLEQRASEQQPDLKPLLTLQRSSTTITLCKMTPPEIKGEEPENIRVSEMVAKLESECLRRRTEGGLSRSNSLRRTVGRVLLAAGDQIFTPCQPPSPPSSAPSAPSPPSAAAPSEPLSQKPISFSQKLRVGVPALTLATPPSPGVMAPFSGGLVVDGVRDVHAGSVSEKQMVAPPLQCEREEPLPGLLFLPCAETALAPPHYRTSFYLQPEWAHSPPALVSPAPCGSDGQLEKKGSAAGRAPEEEVVGVPPCFAAVPLGRSASVSQDFLELRQRLQQLLAPQPYLLVLPHHLLVKLLLLLPTRSLAALKCTCSYFNFIIQNYGVRPADSLWVSDPRYRDDPCKQCKKRYGPGDVSLCRWHHKPYCQALPYGPGYWMCCHGARRDAPGCNVGLHDNRWVPSFHSINVPIYRGSCNHDN, encoded by the coding sequence ATGCATCTGAAGTCCTATCCGAAAGTCACGTGCTCAGAGCTGCATTTGGACACAGCCGGCATTCAGATATCACCTCAGTGGAGCGGTCAGTTTGTCAACCAGCAGGGGAGGCTACCCAGGACCTTCAGCAGTAACCACGGCAACTTCAGCAACGGCCGTCTCCCGTTCAGCATCATCTCCACCAACACACTCCGCCGCaccagcacaacaaacagcattAACAGCAACAACGGCGTGACGGCGCTCCAGCTGAAGGTGCCCCCCAACCCCACCCCACATCTGCTTCCCTCACAGCCCGGCAGTGAGAACGACTCACCTGGACTGTATCGGACCCGGGCCGAGGACACGGATGCTGCACTGAGCATATGGACCGTCATCACGCCCGGACATGTCCGTGAGAAGATTGCCATCTTTGCTTCAGAGGGGAGGTGCAAAGATGGGGCTGGAAGCTGTGAACACACTTCAGCCAGCAGCCTCTGCAGCCATGACAGAACGCTGATGGCGTGCACAAACACCAACGCCATGACAGGAGTGTCGCGGGCCGTGAAGGCCAAGGGGAGCTGGGAGGAAAAGTCCACGGCCAAAAGGCGCCGCAGGTCTGCAAACAGCCAGAAGCTCCAGCAGGACCAGAGAACCCAGGTCATGGATGAACAAACGGCTCCACCGCAGTCAGACCCGGCTCTGAGGCCGGGCAGGGGGCTGTGCAGGGGGGAGCTGGGGCAGCTGGGGGCAGGGGAAGGGGATGAGGACAAGCACAAGGTGTCCGTGGTGGAGATGGTGGCATTCTTGGAGCAGAGGGCGAGTGAGCAACAGCCAGACTTGAAACCTCTTCTTACTCTCCAGAGGAGCTCCACGACCATCACGCTGTGCAAAATGACACCCCCGGAGATCAAGGGGGAGGAGCCAGAAAACATCAGGGTGTCAGAAATGGTGGCCAAGTTGGAGTCGGAGTGtctgaggaggaggacagagggAGGTTTGTCAAGGAGCAATAGCCTGAGGAGGACAGTGGGACGGGTGCTGCTTGCTGCTGGGGATCAGATCTTCACCCCCTGCCAGCCTCCGtcaccaccatcatcagcaCCATCagcaccatcaccaccatcagcTGCAGCGCCGTCTGAACCTCTGAGTCAGAAACCCATCAGCTTTTCTCAGAAACTCAGGGTGGGCGTGCCCGCCTTAACCCTGGCCACTCCCCCCTCTCCAGGTGTCATGGCACCCTTCTCAGGTGGGTTGGTGGTTGACGGGGTCAGAGATGTACATGCAGGCAGTGTCTCAGAGAAACAgatggtagctccgccccttcagTGTGAgagggaggagcctctgccAGGTTTGTTGTTTTTGCCCTGTGCTGAGACTGCCCTCGCCCCCCCCCACTACAGAACAAGCTTTTACCTGCAGCCTGAATGGGCCCACAGCCCCCCAGCTCTTGTTAGCCCCGCCCCCTGTGGCTCTGACGGACAGTTGGAGAAGAAAGGGAGCGCGGCTGGCAGGGCCCCGGAGGAGGAGGTTGTGGGTGTGCCTCCCTGCTTTGCCGCAGTGCCTCTGGGCCGCAGTGCGTCGGTGTCGCAGGACTTCCTGGAGCTGCGTcagcggctgcagcagcttctGGCCCCCCAGCCGTACCTGCTGGTGCTGCCGCACCACCTGCTggtgaagctgctgctgctgctgccgacACGCAGCCTCGCCGCGCTCAAGTGCACCTGCAGCTACTTCAACTTCATCATCCAGAACTACGGTGTGAGGCCCGCCGACTCGCTCTGGGTGTCTGATCCCCGTTACCGTGACGACCCCTGCAAGCAGTGCAAGAAGCGGTACGGCCCCGGGGACGTGTCGCTGTGCCGCTGGCACCACAAGCCTTACTGCCAGGCGCTGCCGTACGGGCCCGGCTACTGGATGTGTTGCCACGGCGCTCGCAGGGATGCACCTGGGTGCAATGTGGGTCTCCATGACAACCGCTGGGTGCCCTCATTCCATAGCATCAACGTGCCAATCTACAGAGGAAGCTGTAACCATGACAACTGA